One part of the Arachidicoccus terrestris genome encodes these proteins:
- a CDS encoding FMN-binding glutamate synthase family protein: MRKIFVIGSAIALIIALALSIFVSHWWWVLFGLFVLLTLQGYYDMLQKRHSIMRTFPLVGRLRYWMEDIRPKIYQYFVESDTDGKPINRIDRSSIYQRAKLETDTMPFGTQLDVYAEGYEWIMHSISPKDFNKLDTSPRVTFGNKDCLQPYNGSIFNVSAMSYGSLSSNAIEALNGGAKIGGFAHNTGEGGISPYHLKHGGDLIWQIGTGYFGCRNDDGTFSRELFAEKSKYESVKMIELKVSQGAKPGHGGILPASKNTPEIAKIRHLTPGTVVASPPFHSAFNTPREMVLFLKELRDLSGGKPVGFKLCIGRKSEFIAVCKAMLELDIYPDFITVDGAEGGTGAAPQEFSNYVGVPLLDGLAFVDNILTGLDIRHHIKLIASGKILSGFHIVRAIALGADACNSARAMMMALGCIQALLCNTNKCPTGVATQDPALVVGLDVNDKKYRVANYHKSMLKTFVELIGACGIDHYKLLTRSHIYRRVFLNEMRSFAEIYPLVPRGSMLRGEIPEKYVADFKNAHMDSWV, encoded by the coding sequence GCGGAAAATATTTGTGATAGGTTCTGCCATTGCATTAATCATCGCATTGGCGCTTTCCATATTTGTGAGCCACTGGTGGTGGGTACTGTTCGGCCTTTTTGTTTTACTGACCCTGCAGGGCTATTATGATATGCTTCAAAAACGCCATTCCATTATGCGTACATTCCCATTGGTGGGTAGATTGCGGTATTGGATGGAGGATATCCGGCCTAAGATATATCAGTATTTTGTTGAATCAGATACGGATGGTAAACCCATTAACCGAATTGATCGTTCCAGCATTTATCAGAGAGCCAAACTGGAAACAGACACAATGCCTTTTGGGACCCAGCTCGATGTATATGCTGAAGGATACGAATGGATCATGCATTCTATTTCACCGAAAGATTTTAATAAGCTGGATACCAGTCCAAGGGTGACTTTTGGCAATAAGGATTGTCTGCAGCCCTATAATGGCAGTATTTTTAATGTATCTGCCATGAGTTACGGGTCTCTGAGTTCAAACGCCATTGAGGCGTTGAACGGCGGAGCCAAGATTGGTGGCTTTGCACATAATACGGGCGAGGGAGGTATCAGTCCTTATCACCTAAAACACGGCGGAGACTTGATATGGCAGATTGGAACCGGATATTTTGGCTGTCGTAATGATGACGGCACTTTCTCCAGAGAATTATTTGCCGAAAAATCTAAGTATGAATCGGTGAAAATGATTGAACTGAAAGTGTCTCAGGGGGCGAAGCCCGGTCATGGCGGTATTTTACCCGCTTCTAAAAACACGCCGGAGATCGCCAAGATCCGTCACCTTACACCTGGAACTGTGGTGGCTTCTCCGCCTTTCCATTCGGCGTTTAATACGCCCCGTGAAATGGTCCTTTTCCTGAAAGAACTCAGAGATCTGTCTGGAGGAAAGCCTGTAGGATTTAAGTTGTGTATTGGCCGTAAAAGTGAATTTATCGCCGTCTGTAAGGCTATGTTGGAGTTGGATATTTACCCGGATTTTATAACGGTGGATGGTGCTGAGGGCGGCACCGGTGCCGCCCCCCAGGAATTCTCCAATTATGTCGGTGTCCCGTTGCTGGATGGCTTGGCTTTTGTGGATAATATTCTGACGGGGCTTGATATCAGGCACCATATCAAACTGATCGCTTCCGGTAAGATACTTTCAGGGTTCCACATTGTAAGAGCCATTGCGCTGGGGGCAGATGCCTGTAATTCTGCCAGGGCCATGATGATGGCACTGGGCTGTATTCAGGCACTCTTATGTAATACCAATAAGTGCCCTACCGGTGTGGCTACTCAGGATCCGGCGCTGGTCGTCGGGCTGGATGTCAACGATAAAAAATACCGGGTGGCTAATTATCATAAAAGCATGCTGAAAACTTTTGTAGAGCTCATCGGAGCCTGCGGGATTGATCATTATAAACTACTTACCCGCTCTCATATTTACAGGCGTGTTTTTCTCAATGAAATGCGCTCTTTTGCCGAGATATATCCGTTGGTGCCCAGAGGTTCCATGCTCAGAGGGGAGATCCCGGAAAAGTATGTGGCCGATTTCAAAAACGCCCATATGGATAGTTGGGTATAG
- a CDS encoding TonB-dependent receptor — translation MHIIDKSTGTHTDQNGAFHLQVPLSIPVRVVFQAMGRRQVQKVVFRDTDKVAADTIIMGVKAETLEDVTVRADRKREEAGLIAVDASQARVNPSAVGGIEGLLKTFVGSNNELTSQYSVRGGNYDENLVYVNGFEIYRPFLVSSGQQEGLSFINADLTDNVRFYTGGFQAKYGDKLSSVLDVSYQDPGRNGGSAYLSLLEQGLSLKGISGDKKFTYLIGLRNKTNRNVIKSQATTGNYIPSASDLQGLFVYRFSNTFRIELLGDYNKTKFQFYPEETKLTASVFSPYYVANYGVNIDFKGSERDNYSTAFAGLTGVVTPNDHTELKFMGSYYQDREKQEQDILGAYEFGQRDENGNILDDPENLLGQGVNQSYARNNLRINVLSLQHQGSWKTGRHFLQWGATFQRQEIDSKIDQWNYSDSAGYSLPIGGDQLTLNDYMHSRDRFNIQRLSGYIQDNAHFGNTNIYTLQWGVRANYNDLNEELLISPRAGFSFKPGHWKKDIVFKASAGMYAQPAFYREMVTMDGALNKAIKAQKSLQGVLGLDYQMRLFNRPARLTSEIYYKHLYDVIPYDIDNVRIRYYGHNNAEAYVAGWETRLFTQFVKDADSWLSLGVMQAKEKIDGLSYQEYYNQAGELITAGSRDKVATDSTTASVGWLRRPTDRLITFGLFFQDYLSTNKNFKVYLNTVYGTNLPFNIPGSTKYRNALEIPAYLRMDIGFSALLLDGSKRRKKHAPFKGVKDIWASFEIFNLINRDNTISFMLLKDFSNQTYALPNRLTPRLVNFKIAIDW, via the coding sequence GTGCATATCATAGACAAAAGCACCGGTACGCATACGGACCAGAACGGGGCGTTTCATTTGCAAGTGCCTTTATCCATACCTGTGCGTGTCGTTTTTCAGGCGATGGGCAGGAGACAGGTACAGAAAGTCGTTTTCAGGGACACAGACAAGGTGGCGGCAGATACGATTATCATGGGTGTTAAAGCAGAGACCTTGGAGGACGTTACTGTCCGTGCCGACAGGAAAAGGGAAGAGGCGGGGCTGATAGCAGTCGATGCGAGCCAGGCCAGAGTGAACCCCTCGGCTGTCGGAGGCATAGAAGGTCTGCTGAAGACCTTTGTTGGCAGTAATAATGAATTGACATCTCAATATTCAGTAAGAGGTGGCAATTATGATGAGAACCTGGTATATGTAAATGGGTTCGAGATCTACCGGCCTTTTCTGGTCAGCTCCGGTCAGCAGGAAGGCTTGAGTTTTATCAATGCTGATCTTACGGACAATGTGCGTTTTTATACAGGAGGCTTCCAGGCTAAATATGGGGATAAACTCAGCTCTGTACTGGATGTCAGTTACCAGGATCCTGGCCGGAACGGTGGCTCGGCCTATCTGAGCCTGCTGGAACAGGGACTCAGTTTAAAGGGAATTTCAGGAGATAAGAAATTTACATATTTGATCGGACTGCGTAATAAAACCAATCGTAACGTCATTAAAAGCCAGGCGACTACCGGTAATTATATCCCTTCTGCATCCGATCTGCAGGGACTATTCGTTTACCGCTTCAGTAATACATTCAGGATAGAACTCCTGGGAGATTATAATAAAACGAAGTTCCAGTTTTATCCGGAAGAGACTAAGTTGACCGCCAGTGTGTTCTCTCCTTACTATGTTGCCAACTATGGCGTGAATATTGATTTTAAAGGTAGTGAAAGAGATAATTACAGTACCGCTTTTGCAGGTCTTACCGGTGTCGTCACACCCAATGACCACACCGAACTAAAGTTTATGGGCAGTTATTATCAGGACCGGGAAAAACAGGAGCAGGATATTTTAGGTGCCTATGAGTTTGGCCAGCGAGATGAAAATGGAAATATCCTGGATGATCCAGAGAACCTTTTAGGCCAAGGTGTCAATCAGAGCTATGCCAGAAATAATCTACGTATTAACGTTCTGAGCCTGCAACATCAGGGAAGCTGGAAAACCGGCAGGCACTTTCTGCAGTGGGGCGCCACTTTTCAGCGTCAGGAGATCGATAGTAAGATAGATCAGTGGAACTATAGTGATTCAGCCGGGTATTCTCTTCCGATTGGTGGAGATCAGTTGACATTAAATGATTATATGCATAGCCGGGATAGATTTAATATTCAACGACTAAGTGGCTATATTCAGGATAATGCACATTTTGGGAATACAAATATCTATACGCTTCAGTGGGGCGTAAGGGCCAATTATAACGACCTGAATGAGGAACTGCTCATATCTCCCCGGGCAGGTTTTTCCTTTAAGCCGGGCCATTGGAAAAAAGATATCGTTTTTAAAGCCTCTGCCGGCATGTATGCCCAGCCTGCTTTTTATCGGGAAATGGTAACGATGGATGGTGCCTTAAATAAAGCGATTAAAGCGCAAAAAAGCCTGCAGGGTGTGCTGGGACTTGATTATCAAATGAGATTATTTAACCGGCCGGCCAGACTGACCTCAGAGATCTATTATAAACATTTATATGACGTTATCCCTTATGATATCGACAATGTCCGGATCCGGTATTATGGGCACAATAATGCTGAGGCTTATGTAGCCGGGTGGGAAACCAGGCTGTTTACACAGTTTGTTAAAGATGCAGACAGTTGGCTAAGCCTGGGCGTCATGCAGGCCAAAGAGAAAATTGATGGACTGAGTTACCAGGAGTATTACAACCAGGCCGGTGAGCTGATTACGGCCGGGTCAAGGGATAAGGTTGCCACAGATTCCACGACTGCATCCGTTGGATGGTTGAGACGACCGACAGACAGATTGATCACATTTGGCCTGTTTTTTCAGGATTACCTTTCTACCAATAAAAACTTCAAAGTCTACCTTAATACGGTTTACGGTACCAATTTACCTTTTAATATACCTGGCAGTACAAAATATCGCAACGCCCTGGAGATACCGGCTTATCTGAGGATGGATATTGGCTTTAGTGCCTTACTGCTGGATGGCAGTAAGCGGCGTAAGAAGCATGCACCCTTTAAAGGCGTGAAGGATATCTGGGCCAGTTTTGAGATTTTTAACCTGATCAACAGAGATA
- a CDS encoding MFS transporter, with the protein MAKKTPTGSFYEKNPVLKNREFICFLLFRFGIYFALNLQSTAIYYWVYHLTGSNLKMGLIGLAEVIPAIVFSMFSGHFVDLHEKRKMLLSCLIGYIFLGGGLFFLSTGFSLNLLGLDWTLNLIFALIFFGGVLRAFISPSAFALLGQLTPREHYPNATSWSSMAFKIGSVVGPLSFGAINAVMGLLSGNPVDMVRASGSVAAIPGVTGSMFLIFLVEALLLIPVCIIKAKPILKKVKEPVLQSLSLGVKFILKTPALLGAQALDMFTVLFGGAVALLPAFVEIHRMTETEYGFLRAAPGIGSILTLILLAYLPLNTKPGKKLLWCCAGFGLSIIVFGFSKDIYLASLALVASGMFDAVSVVVRGTILQLVTPDEMRGRVAAVNTMFISSSNELGDFESGVMAHWLGTIRAIIVGGCLTLGVVGLTATKAKELRLFDYKKYA; encoded by the coding sequence ATGGCAAAAAAGACACCTACCGGCAGCTTCTACGAGAAAAACCCAGTACTTAAAAATAGAGAATTTATCTGTTTTCTGCTGTTTCGTTTTGGGATCTATTTTGCACTCAATCTGCAGTCCACCGCTATATATTATTGGGTTTATCACCTGACCGGCAGTAACCTGAAGATGGGGCTCATTGGCCTGGCGGAGGTGATTCCAGCTATCGTTTTTTCGATGTTCTCCGGCCATTTTGTGGATCTGCACGAAAAAAGAAAGATGCTGCTTAGCTGCCTGATCGGCTATATTTTCCTGGGTGGCGGTTTATTTTTCCTTTCAACAGGGTTTTCACTAAACCTGTTAGGGCTGGACTGGACGCTTAATCTGATATTTGCCCTGATCTTTTTCGGCGGCGTGCTCCGGGCCTTTATCAGCCCTTCTGCCTTTGCTTTACTGGGACAGTTAACACCCAGGGAACATTATCCCAATGCCACCAGCTGGAGCAGCATGGCCTTTAAGATCGGGTCTGTTGTCGGACCGCTTTCCTTTGGCGCCATTAATGCGGTTATGGGCCTTCTTTCCGGTAATCCGGTGGATATGGTTCGGGCATCCGGCAGTGTGGCAGCCATTCCGGGCGTAACAGGGTCTATGTTTCTGATATTTCTGGTGGAGGCATTGCTACTGATTCCGGTTTGTATCATTAAAGCCAAGCCAATTCTTAAAAAAGTAAAAGAACCTGTACTGCAAAGCCTTTCATTAGGTGTTAAGTTCATTCTGAAAACGCCCGCCCTGTTAGGCGCCCAGGCATTGGATATGTTTACCGTGTTATTTGGCGGTGCGGTCGCATTATTGCCCGCCTTTGTTGAAATCCACCGGATGACGGAAACTGAATACGGATTTTTAAGAGCAGCGCCGGGAATCGGCTCTATTCTGACTTTGATTTTGCTGGCTTACTTACCGCTTAATACCAAGCCCGGGAAAAAACTGCTTTGGTGCTGTGCCGGGTTCGGCCTGTCCATCATTGTATTTGGATTCTCTAAAGATATTTATCTCGCTTCGCTTGCACTCGTGGCGTCGGGTATGTTTGACGCTGTTAGTGTTGTGGTGAGAGGTACGATCCTGCAACTGGTAACGCCTGATGAGATGCGTGGCCGGGTTGCGGCTGTCAATACCATGTTTATCAGCTCCTCTAATGAGTTGGGAGACTTCGAAAGCGGGGTAATGGCCCATTGGCTGGGTACGATCCGGGCCATTATTGTGGGAGGTTGCCTGACGCTTGGTGTGGTTGGCCTGACAGCCACCAAGGCCAAAGAGTTAAGGTTGTTCGATTACAAGAAGTATGCATAG
- a CDS encoding deoxynucleoside kinase, with the protein MKYRLITIEGNIGAGKTTLSTLLARKLNARLVLEEFSDNPFLPKFYADPDRYGFPLELFFMAERFKQLNELLKPDLFQQTTVSDYLFVKCLLFAKVTLTEQEYQLYKRLFDIIHQQLIHPDILVYLQAPVEKLQQNIHKRNRSYEQQIPDSYLQSIQQSYLSYIQQRKGVTLMVDASNANFLEDARHLQVITDALEKEYTDGIHRLSLP; encoded by the coding sequence ATGAAATATAGATTAATAACGATAGAAGGCAATATCGGAGCCGGGAAGACGACCTTATCCACCTTATTAGCCAGGAAGTTAAATGCCAGGCTGGTATTGGAAGAGTTTTCTGATAATCCCTTTTTGCCTAAGTTTTATGCGGATCCCGACCGGTATGGTTTTCCATTGGAGTTATTCTTTATGGCAGAGCGTTTTAAGCAATTAAATGAGCTTTTGAAGCCTGATTTATTCCAGCAGACGACTGTGTCGGATTATCTGTTCGTCAAATGTCTGCTCTTTGCGAAAGTAACACTCACAGAACAAGAGTATCAGTTATATAAACGGCTCTTTGATATTATTCACCAGCAATTGATTCATCCGGATATTCTGGTTTATCTGCAGGCACCCGTCGAAAAGCTGCAGCAGAACATCCACAAAAGGAACCGGTCCTATGAGCAGCAGATTCCCGACAGTTATCTGCAATCTATCCAGCAATCGTATCTTAGTTATATACAGCAACGCAAAGGCGTGACACTGATGGTGGATGCGTCTAATGCCAATTTTCTGGAAGACGCCAGGCATTTGCAGGTCATAACCGATGCGCTGGAAAAGGAGTACACAGACGGCATTCACCGGCTCAGCTTACCCTAA
- a CDS encoding DUF983 domain-containing protein yields the protein MEAAHQHPEGEEKVPNYIISAVQCKCPRCRQGDLFETKSSYALKNNKFMRMNEKCPVCGQPTELEVGFYYGTSYVAYGLTVAFSVATFIAWKVFFGISFDINDNNIFWWFGVNAILLIILQPIFMRLSRSFWLSFYVKYNKNWRTEKVEEYERLNKDFSNGW from the coding sequence ATGGAAGCAGCGCATCAACATCCGGAAGGAGAAGAAAAAGTGCCCAATTACATCATCAGTGCGGTACAGTGTAAATGTCCCAGGTGCCGCCAGGGCGATCTTTTTGAAACTAAAAGTTCCTATGCACTGAAAAATAATAAGTTTATGCGTATGAATGAGAAATGTCCGGTTTGCGGCCAGCCAACAGAACTGGAGGTTGGATTTTATTATGGCACCAGTTATGTTGCATACGGTCTGACAGTGGCCTTTTCTGTAGCTACTTTTATTGCCTGGAAAGTATTTTTCGGCATTTCCTTCGATATCAATGACAATAATATTTTCTGGTGGTTTGGTGTAAACGCCATTTTGCTCATTATCTTACAGCCCATCTTTATGCGGCTCTCCAGAAGTTTCTGGCTCAGTTTCTATGTTAAATACAATAAGAACTGGCGTACGGAAAAAGTTGAAGAGTATGAACGCCTGAACAAGGACTTCTCAAATGGATGGTAA